CTGTCCCAGCGTTCTGGCTGCATTCTCATATTGAGAACCAACGTCTTCCAGTGCGGCTCGGGCCGATTTGAAGACCAGCGGGAACGCCACGACCGTGGCCGCAATGACCGCTCCTTGCCATGTGAACATCAGGGTGATGCCACAATGCTCATGCAGCCATGCGCCAACAACTCCTCGGCGGCCAATGAAAATCAGTAAATAGTAGCCGAGAACCGTTGGAGGCATGACCATGGGGAGTGTACAGACCGCATCCAGAAAATCTCGTCCCGGAAAATCCCAGCGTGCGAGCGCATAGGCGACACTCACCCCCAGAATCAGTGCTCCAAGGGTGGCCAGACCAGCGACTTTCAACGTCAGGAGAAGCGGTCCGGTAAAGGCTATGTTGGTAAAATCAAACCAGACGGTATCCATGGGTGCTTGCTGCGTTGGATGAGGGTGTATATGGAATACGGATCATTGATTCTCCACCAGATAGGTATGATAAAAAACAGACGATGCGTGTATTATGCACACGGA
This genomic interval from Pseudodesulfovibrio sp. JC047 contains the following:
- the modB gene encoding molybdate ABC transporter permease subunit, coding for MDTVWFDFTNIAFTGPLLLTLKVAGLATLGALILGVSVAYALARWDFPGRDFLDAVCTLPMVMPPTVLGYYLLIFIGRRGVVGAWLHEHCGITLMFTWQGAVIAATVVAFPLVFKSARAALEDVGSQYENAARTLGQGELAVFLRVSLPLAFRGVLSGGMLAFARAMGEFGATLMVAGNLPGRTQTLSLAVYSAVQAGDNALANTLVLIISIVCVIILMTTSKLLKPRY